In the Harmonia axyridis chromosome 3, icHarAxyr1.1, whole genome shotgun sequence genome, one interval contains:
- the LOC123675536 gene encoding uncharacterized protein LOC123675536 has translation MIRQCEICKKSNISHPDLSFHKFPSDTEKRGIWASLLGFESVNFTKKLVFICSNHFNPDDIEIRPNGKFLKPDVVPLPYHTTFEISNESSDTVSEQEDSRISPTTETMLFGVASNQFDVEALSKSSSSSSATLTASSSVTLTASECENELSKTIFVEPSSQNVPRKKRKRSYFGDLSSSDFSTSEKRRKSFHGIKKIVRKQKVRIHSLQNKVRRQRLRITSLKSLVSFLNEKFRLSEESEHTLLVV, from the exons atTTCCATCTGATACCGAAAAGAGAGGAATTTGGGCTTCGCTCCTTGGATTTGAAAGCGTTAATTTCACTAAGAAGTTGGTATTTATTTGTTCGAACCATTTCAATCCAGACGATATTGAAATAAGGCCAAATGGAAAATTCCTCAAGCCAGATGTTGTCCCATTACCTTATCATACAACATTCGAgatttcaaatgaaag ttcagaCACAGTATCCGAACAAGAAGATAGTCGTATCAGCCCAACTACAGAGACAAT GTTGTTTGGAGTGGCAAGTAACCAGTTTGATGTTGAAGCTCTGTCTAAAAGCTCATCATCATCTTCAGCAACTCTTACTGCTTCATCTTCAGTTACTCTTACAGCCTCAGAGTGTGAAAACGAACTTTCTAAGACAATTTTTGTTGAACCATCATCCCAAAAtgttccaagaaaaaaaag aaAGAGGAGCTATTTTGGCGATTTGTCAAGCAGTGATTTCTCGACATCAGAGAAGCGAAGGAAAAGTTTTCACGGTATAAAGAAAATTGTCAGAAAACAAAAAGTGAGAATACATTCTCTTCAAAATAAGGTCCGTCGTCAAAGGCTTCGAATAACATCATTGAAAAGTTTGGtgtcatttttgaatgaaaagttTCGTTTATCAGAGGAATCAGAACACACATTATTG GTTGTTTGA